DNA sequence from the Carassius carassius chromosome 6, fCarCar2.1, whole genome shotgun sequence genome:
ATGCATAAACTATAATTACAACACTATATTAAACTCCATATAATTGGCAGAATGCAGATATTTTTCAGTCTGGAAAATGTTTGGgttaaataataattacactGATGAGTGAGGAACCACACGCACGGCTTGACTGCAAGATTGCGATCcttctctttcgctctctctctctctctctctctctctctctctctctctctctctctctctctccaggttTAGCTCCATCTCAGAGTGAATCGGGCATCAGATGCCATCACCTGTCGCGAAGCCGCACACTGGCGCGAGAGCGCGCACGCAAGAGGCTTGTTCATCAGATAACGCTGCTTACAGATTTAACCTGCACAATGTTTCCAGgagttttttacatttatctctTCTCATCTCCTCCGTGGGGTGTTTCACACTTTCCAGCGTTTTACTGATACATAGGCTACTCAGGTAAGCACAGTTTACTGTTTcggatttatttaattttagttaacaagCCATCTAAATTAAGAAATATTGTAGTAATAACTGCAAGGGCATTCGTAACTTACAGCAGGAATGTTTTCGTTAATACACTGAATGGTTGCGCAAAATAATACAATCTTAAACGTTGTTTAGAATTGCCTAATAATGCAATTTTAATACCCTGTTGTTTTGTTTAAGCGCACTATAAGTTTTAATTTCACCACAGACGAATAACGTAAAATACGCATTTTAGTTTTAACGCAGTGTTTCTAACCAAAAATCGTAAATTACATCTCTGATGAATGAAAGCAAGCAAGAAAAGCGGGCACACGGCGTTTGTTCTCGCTATCTTTGATTACTTCAAACTGATTTCATCAAGGTAAGAGCAGATAGTTTGTAAGAAAATGTTTCGTAGTAAGACAGATCCAGTCGAGAGCTTCAACGCAGCAGTGCGTTTATTCTGCGGGAGAATGATGAGAGCTGCATACCAGCAGTGAAGTCCAAAAAATAGacacatgtaaaatataaaatcatatttaatcCAGTGTTTTTGTAACAGGGCTATCTGTCAAACTTTTATGATCTtcttaaagtcattttatgcacacacacaaacaattatgAAACGCAAACTGCAGCAACAAACATGTAACAGCCTATAGCCTATATATTCTGCTTAAATATCAACCCGTTCTTATGGCCAACAAATATTGTAAGTAATAAactgtataaatgtatacatttacaacacgtgacaacttgccccaaccTTGTCTTGTGAACAGTTTAAACTTTTGGTTAACATCTACCGTCATTATTCAGCTGAATGTTGTCTAAATGTAAGACAGTGTGGTTTTATTGTGTTGGAAATTATTATATGGTTTGGGAGTGAgaatttacagaatttttttttaatgcatgaacGTCCTGTGCCTCTATGCAACACTGAGGAGAGACGTAAAAAAGGAGACAGAGAGCAACAGAGAGATATGCAATGCATGTATGCGTTTTGTCACTTCAGTCTCTTTGTGTGGGTTTGTTATTTTGGCTCTGATCTCTAAAGCTGAGGTGTGATCATCTGCACTGATTCAGTCTCTCTGATCTCTCACTGTAAAGCAAGCCGACTCAAGCACATTAAATGAACACAAGCCATATTCTCTCCTGctgacaaacacacatacacacagacactcatAACTATGTACCTTTCCACTGAGCTGTTGTGGATTCATTGCTGCTTTAAACTCTCTCTCTCGGTCACTTATCCCTTTCCCACCTATACACAAATTTCTGACCCTTTTTATCTTTCTGTCCATTCCAGATCCAGAATGGAGTCATTTAATAAATCCAGGTGGGTGGGGTCAGTCCCAGGGGATTATAACTCCTCGTCCTTTGGACTGGGATTTCCAGGAACTCCAGTTGGGAATTACACTGGCAATGTGTCCGATCAAAGCATGCCTTTTCAAGGGAGCAGCACGATGGTTACTGCAATCATATCATTCACAGTGTTCGTCGTTGGACTCACTGGCAACACTCTGGCTATCTACGTAGTTTTGCGTTATGCTAAGATGAAAACTGTTACAAACATCTACATTTTAAACTTGGCCGTGGCTGATGAGTTGTATATTTTGGGCCTCCCTTTCCTTACGACGCAAAACGTACTGTCCTACTGGCCGTTTGGTTCATTCCTGTGTCGCGTCGTCATGACTGCTGACTCATTAAATCAATTCACAAGCATCTTCTGTTTGACAGTGATGAGTATTGATCGCTATTTAGCAGTAGTGCATCCTATCCGCTCCACTAGGTGGCGCCGACCACGAGTAGCTAAAGCAGTTAG
Encoded proteins:
- the LOC132142804 gene encoding somatostatin receptor type 5-like isoform X4, which encodes MPSPVAKPHTGARARTQEACSSDNAAYRFNLHNVSRSFLHLSLLISSVGCFTLSSVLLIHRLLRSRMESFNKSRWVGSVPGDYNSSSFGLGFPGTPVGNYTGNVSDQSMPFQGSSTMVTAIISFTVFVVGLTGNTLAIYVVLRYAKMKTVTNIYILNLAVADELYILGLPFLTTQNVLSYWPFGSFLCRVVMTADSLNQFTSIFCLTVMSIDRYLAVVHPIRSTRWRRPRVAKAVSAAVWAFSFIVVLPVVIFSDVQDMFNSCNMSWPEPRDVWSMAFILYTATLGFFGPLLVICMCYLLIVVKVKSSGARAGFTKRRRSERKVTRMVVVIVVVFVLCWLPFYIINTVNLVFILPENSVMAGVYFFAVILSYANSCANPLLYGFLSDNFKQSFRKVLCVRKTNGVEDGDPSVPRTEKTTTHDTFMTPRNNDVNGHLQGSQDLQLQSCMSASENPQPARPQIIGQSTL